The nucleotide sequence TGTACTACAACACTGCCGCCGTCATCGATGCCGACGGCAGCTATCTGGGCAAGTATCACAAGACCCACATCCCGCAGGTGGCGGGCTTCTGGGAGAAATTCTTCTTCAAGCCCGGCAAGTCCGACTGGCCGGTCTTCGACACCGCCTACGGGCGCATCGGCGTCTACATCTGCTATGACCGCCACTTCCCGGAAGGCTGGCGCGCATTGGCGCTCAACGGCGCCGAGATCATCTTCAATCCCTCCGCCACCGTCGCCGGCCTCTCCCAGTATCTGTGGGAGCTGGAACAGCCCGCCTCCGCCGCCGCCAATGGCTGCTACATCGCCGCCATCAACCGTGTCGGCCATGAACAACCCTGGGATATCGGCGAGTTCTACGGTTCCTCCTACTTCGTGAATCCACGCGGCCAGATCGAAGCCCAGGCCAGTGCCACCGAGGACGAGCTGTTGATCCACGACCTCGACATGTCAATGGTGCGCGAGGTGCGCAACAACTGGCAGTTCTTCCGCGACCGCCGTCCGGACGCCTATACCCGCCTCAC is from Cobetia marina and encodes:
- a CDS encoding nitrilase-related carbon-nitrogen hydrolase, whose product is MSNDSRISYREDAGKLRCAVIQMGLNVSTDLEPAQIRDAMNEAHLPLIDQAGEAGVKILCFQEVFNQPYFCPSQDAKWYAAAERVPDGPTVTLMQQYAKKHQMVIIVPLYEEVQPGVYYNTAAVIDADGSYLGKYHKTHIPQVAGFWEKFFFKPGKSDWPVFDTAYGRIGVYICYDRHFPEGWRALALNGAEIIFNPSATVAGLSQYLWELEQPASAAANGCYIAAINRVGHEQPWDIGEFYGSSYFVNPRGQIEAQASATEDELLIHDLDMSMVREVRNNWQFFRDRRPDAYTRLTDGE